The DNA window ATGAGAAAGATAAACCACTTCTTACGCCAACCACAGGTACCAAGACAAATAGACATTCTCATATGTGAacatttaaaccggaacaccgCAATATCAAGTATAGTTGTTTGTCCAGGTGGGCCTGGACAGGCCCGAACAAAGTCCTTAAAGCTCTATCAACGATAGATTTCAATTTATGAgggttatttgatttttaactcAGAATATGGACTggattgatataaattatattattataaccaatattataattaaaataacttccaTGCATTTTAAAACGGTTTTTTACTGTTAATAAAACGGACTTTATGGTTCACACCTTTCCCTCACCAGCCTGTGGTAAGTCGTCATCCTCCGCCAAGCCCCCTGGCCCTCCGACAGATAAATCACATCCGCTCCAGGCCCCGGCCCCCGAGGGAGCGTCGAGGAGACGCAGCCACGAGTCCCCACGCTCCCCACTCAGGTCCAAAAGGCAAATTTGGAAACCATGCATCTCCAATGACGTCTTGAAGTGGCCAGAGTAAATACGCtccatttttatttgctttcgATCTGTCAAACaactttcataattatttaacaaataagatCTCcacattatgttattttatttagcgaTCACCATTCTCCAAAATCATTAACCTAGTCTAACTTAACCTAAACAAGGTTCTATCTACTCCGCTTCAATATTTCGTCTTGAGgccacaattatttattttaattgatttaatatcaaaagcaTATGCAATAAAAGCACGTTTATGCGTCCACGTCTTTATTCTTACTCGTCTTATGTAAGCTTCTTTTAAGCTCATGCGTCAACGTACCCTGAAAATTAATGTGGAAAGGCGAACCTTCATGATTTAATCATACATGCATGACTCATGGCtttctatcaaatatataaGCAATTCATCAAAGACGTTACGGATTTTTCAATAGataatttactactttttaattattagacaTATTACTAACAATATCATACccaaataatctttaatttctGCAGCGATTATGTTAATTTCCAAGAGAGATGTCCCGCCCAAGTTATTAATCATGGCTGCCACTCGGTTTTTGGACTGTAGTTTGAGATGGGCTCTGatctaaaataatcataaaaaaaatcgtattataatttattatattatagatgtaATTTTACTTTCTTTATGGTGTAGGTAAGCGGACGGACAAaagggctacctgatggtaagtggtcaacatcataaaacaccaatgcaccaccggCCTtgacaactaagatgttatctcttTTATTCATGTAGTTACAGTGGACCACTCATCCTTCATACCGGAACATAATgcaaatattgctgtttggcaagtatgtgatgagtgggtggtacccacacaGAAGTCCTACCAACTAGTACGACCACGGCCTTGGGTAAAATCTTCTCTCTTCACCTATCCAATAATCGCCGGCTGCGATTAAAATATCGTGTCGCAAGGCACAGTAACACATCACAGCAGTACATCCATCAtcaacaagaaaataaaatgagatgCCTGAAGTATTTTCAGAATACCTTATCGAGTATGAGAACTACAGTTTCTTTGGCGGAACCCATTTTCAACTTCTCGATTCCAGCCTCTCCGTGCACGCCCGCTCCGAGCTCCATCTCATCTTGTGCAATATCGAATAGAGGTGGCTGACCTTAGATAAAATCAGGGAAAATAATTTTGCTATGCCTAAAAGTCTGTCTATAactatactaattttaaaaagaggtacatttatttgtttggaCATAGGGTTAATCTctgaatctaaaaatattttcatcgctAGAAAGCTACATTGTTCTTAAGTACGACCGGGTTtatcatttatacaaaatttttttttattaattaattgcatcCGCGTGCAGCCGGTCGTCGatagtttttcattaaaaaactaCTTTACGTAACGTGACTTTACAATGGAAATAAAAAGACAGAAACAGAAAAACCAGCTTGTATATTTACCAGGCAGTGAACAGGCACTTAGACACACTCCGAGGGTAGCCATATTTTTGTTAACCTCTGACGCCATGTTGCGTATTGATAGCAAGTCGTGTCCTTCCGCCGCCATTGCACCACATAACTTAAACAACAAAAAGACTTACATAATGGTCATTAATTAAATGCCTAGTGGGTCTTATTCCTAAAGCTTTAAGGGTGCAGATCTCAGAATCAAAAATTAATCTAAGATCTAAATTAATTAGCAAAGCACGGTCAGCAATTTATATCGTGCCTTGAAGAAAACGTAAAGGCGCTGATCCTGCGTTTGTATCTTCAATCGTAACGAATTGCAGTTCCTCTTGTCCATGAATAAAAGGAAATAAAGTGCTATATTTTGTCAGCCGTACCTTTGGACAGGCTTGGATATTCGTTCATGGGGACATATGTTCTAAtgtacacatatatttatatggcaatcattactaataaaatataacacttgGAAAGGACAGGGCTAGTTTGTAAAAGAAATCAACAGTACCTTATACAGGAAGACCTCTCCGCACATGCTCCTGCCACCAGTTTTATTTTGGCTCGAAGCCACATCTTCACCGACTATGAAACCTTCgacctaaaaaaataaaacaactggTAAATGTTTTTCAAGTCATTTTCACACTTACATTTTTTAACTTCAACTTAATCTAGATTTCAGAATTTCCTGAatccattttaaaatttcaaataaaattaactaacagCGTAGAAATTTTTATTCCATTGTAAAAGTGGTAACAAACATGTGTACCTTAATTCCCGCATTCTTAGCCTTTTCGAAGGCTTTACCAAAGTTTAAGCGGTCTCCCGTGTAGTTCCCTAGAAGCACTAGAACTCCACctaaaattaaacagatcgatACACATCTTTGACATCTTTAGATTAGAGCAAACAAATCTGAGTTAATATGTGCTTTGTCTCTATTATAGACATTTATCTCAAACCCGATGGTAGGAGAAAACATCACGTACCAACCAGCATGTATCAGACTTGTAGCAACGTGTGAACACCTTCTTTGCACTAAATATTGCCCGGCAGTGAATTATTTACGAgctactttaatattacattcctcggctatattttatgttttgtattaaaaaatcgtaACTTCTTAAGATAgcgatttataattttattaatgtctcATGAAATTGTGATACACGGAAAgtaatctatactgatattataaataaatgcgaaagagtctctgtctgtctgtggcCCTTTCACTGAaacttcatactaaatttcattaatttaaacaaaaaaacataaaccACTTTTTTAAGCCTAACACCAAATATTGTTTGCCATGGACACAAAGATGCGATTATTTGTTTAGTTCATAGTTCAAAATATGTTGAATACCTGAGTTGTATTTGTAAAGCTGTGTGATCGCATACAACACGTTCCCGGTCGGGGGCGACGCGAACACGCCGCCCGCCACCGCGCCGTCCAACATGCCCGGCCCGATGAGACCTGTGTGTTGTGAGCATTTTATTCAAAGAAGTGGTCTAAACATTGATGATGATGTACTTTCCGGCCAAGATGGCCATTCCCAAGGCCGACTAGTCCATAGGACATATTAacctgacggtaagtgatcACACTGAcacttcaaaaaatataaataattccttacaACATTCTGCCCGTAACCTTTGTGCCTACAATACTGTACACTGGCGTACATactattcaaaccggaacacagcaaagCAAACTATTGCAATTTGGCGTAAGCAAATGATGTGTGCGATGATTCTAGCTAGCGGGTTAATGCtttaacattttgaataaagtctattttaaaattcgaaatattCAATCTCATtttgaacttaaaaatatattgtcagtatatttataaaatttaccagCTGCAAAGGGTTCATGACCGGAACCGCCGCCGCCGAGAACTGCCACTCTCCCTGAATCATTCTGAAAATGTTAAATACCTGTCTGTAATGTTTTTTATCACAGGTTCTGATACCTCGTTACAAATATTTCTGGATATTTGGTATCGGTTATATTATGAGTAGAAAAGAGTTCTGCGGAGTGAAGTGGAGCGTTGTGGATAGGTCAGATTTGAAGAAAAGTGGAAATGGGTTTTGATTTGgttatcaaaatatgtttgaatTGTGTTCTAACACTGTCATGAGAAAAGAGAATGATAAGTATACAATAATGGATAATTCAATCTGTATTGAAATATTACTACTAAAGGTTTAGTATTTAGTAATTCTGTAGGGCTGTTTGCGGTGAtcagtagatgtattctgtaagaactaaCTCAAAACTCATTGccgaacacgatcgtgaaatgtcagaaggTGATATGCAACatccataataaaaataataacataaatgttacataaaacgACACAGAGTATCGTCTTAAGTCATTTTCAACGTTTCAAGAAGTGAGGTTTTTTTAACCCTGCTAGAAGTTTccgatttttataaagaaaacaataagCTGTGGCACTTTTGTAAGAGTTACTAATATCATCTATCCTATCACCAGGAGTGGTTCACAACTATGTTTCAAGGGCTCAAGATGATTTTGGTCTTTCGCCACACTGTATCTTAAGGAACGATGATGATGAGAGATGTAGGAATAactgagtttttaatttttgaaacaaCACTACCAACCTTTCTCCTCAAAGTAACGACGCGATGCTTCGGATGCAGAAGCAACTTGGGATACAGAGCCACGACGCCGCGGAGGTTGTCATCGACACATGACTCCGGGGAGTTGATCACTTTCTTTGTAATCGGCTTGCAAGAAGCCATTATTTATTGCCTAAAATTAATACGTGAGTGTCGAAAATTGTTGTACATATAACATTCAAAAGCCAAAAGAAAATCGGACGATCGATgtcgataaaaaaaacaaaaacttaatagATAGTAAAAATCACACACATGGGCAATGgtctaaattattgttatacctaataataaaaataattttctttttataaattaaattaatatgtatataattaagtcacttaattataacttacttagtcacttaattatattatatgtcccttatattataacacttcctagtagaaataaattttaaattcagtgATTATATCACTTTAAGaagcaaaaatttaataataaacaaggcCCGGTGTTTTGAACTGACAAAGAATGGACCTTATCAGTTACGTGAATATCACTAATTTTATCTTGTGTGGGCTAAAGTTTACGACCCACAATGAGattatacattttatcttaaagaaaataaaacttttttaaatattaggcatattatctgatatatttttataaaatatttttttaatgtatttattatctaataatagctgtcgctcgcggcttcgctcgcgttttgggGTTGGTCGTCTGGTGTTCGTTTTAAAAAGTACTTTAAAGTTTCATAccacatcaaattcggttcactgGCTTGGTCGTGTAAGCGTAAAAgtcaacagacaaacagacaaagttactttcgcatttataatatagatatagatttaattgtgttaaataatgttaatcgTATTAAACTACActcaacatttatatttttaagatttatttatttatttattggaaaagttcaTATTATGTTCTAAATGTGAGAACatagaattaaatgtattataactaCGTGTAAGATATTGtttaaattccaaattcaaatattaaacgatGCTTACATCTTAGAAAAAGTTAGTTATATGTCAGACAAAACTGAAGACGATTTCAAATTTTGACGCAAATAATCTTGCTATCTCTTTCTCGTGTACAGTATGAACTAAATATATATGGCCTCATTAGTGACATCTCCATAACAATTACCAAAACAGTAATGCCTATGGTCATCGACTCTATTGTCTCaaaaactcaaataataatacattgaaaTTGCCATTTGCCATGTtccttcgaaaataaataaaaaatgtttttattgacaGCTGTCATTTTAGTACTGCACTGAGTTACTTACGAATCGCCCTTCGATTGTCGCAAAGGTCAGCTGGATGCAAAACTAATTAAGCACTTATTAGTCTAATACGTGATACGTTTTGTTATTAGacacaaacaatttaaaattataacaacattGACAGTTCACAGCACATAagcctataaataaaaactgacacAAAGCGACACGCTTAAATTCAAGTTATTTTTCGTGTATATATTCATGTGAGTATGTATgtagtttaaaattcaatgtcactgaagttttaaatacaaaatcaaacatAACAAACTACATAACATAAGAATAGATCGAAAAAATGAACACTAAGTGTTCGTGAATGCCAAAAGGAGATAAGTTTATTATATCGTCAATTAATTACGATCTTTACAGTGATAGACATAAGACGCAAAATAGTTTATCGTTGATATGTTTTGTTGATGAATGTGAATATCCAATGCAATTGCGTTGTCAATAAGGAAATTTATTTACGAGTTCGTAGGTATTATCAACAGCATGACTATGTAATTTAGCTGGTTAATATTATCTTCTGTCCCTTgtccaattaataaataaaaatgagaagAAGCAACTTAATAAGTCCTTTTATGATGTGCTTGTATTATTTTCGGGTACCTAATACttttagtacatatatttattggttgTTGGTGCTGAGGTGGCTCAGATGAAGAACGAGCATACTTTAACCGAAATTCGCTTTAACCGGATTCATctgttaagaatataatatcagtatacgTGTACTGCCGAAGTCAACCTAAAAAATGCCGCCCAGGATCGGATTTTTGCATAAAGTGTAAGAAGTTTCCTTACACGattcttaaacaaatataacgACTCAAGTTTAGGAAATCATTTCGATAACGCGAAAAACTTATCTTGTCTCATCGTCTTAACTTTTGCATGGGGCACTAGCTCCTATTGTAAATCCTGCCCTATGCAGAGGTCTATTTAAAAGAGTTCAGTCGCAGAACCACCGGCTTCACGTACTTTTTTGAGGGTAGTGTAAAAAATCTGAAGGTCCAAACTCCAAGCTGCCACTGAGTATTTCTATTATTACgaatatatcaaattagtaaaattgtccATGTAAAAacctcattgtctttgattagatcCATCTATTATGTTTGACAGTACGCCAATGGGATCTGTAAGAGTAGGGTCTATGgcgaatgaataaaaaaaaaactaaacagtGATAATACAAGAAAAAGAAACGATAACTTTATTGGGAATATTTTAACCCAGAACCTAGGTCTCTGTAGTCTCATAGTTAACCATTAGGGCTTAGACGAACGAGACAGTTTAACGGCGAGTATGAATAACAGATTTTGATTGGTGTCGATGTTTGATTCAATAAAACCAAGCTTTATGTAAACAacgtatttattaacataagaataaacgacaagatatttattaattattcattcgtTTAAATCACAGTTTTCGTCCGTCTCATTACGAATTTAGAATCAGtagataattaaattgtaatttatttatagatatattatatgtaatttcacCATATTCATagtcaaataaaacaacaaatatgtCAGTATcggttttgaatatatttattttataagaccgGCAAAGATTCTTGTATTACTTTTATACTAggtatactattttttttttcaagttttttttttttcaattatcatATTACTTATTCACCGAAATCTAACAATTACCAAATTATCATTTGGACCCATTTCTATTGATTAAAAACGTCCTCCATTGCCACGatacaaatatttagtaaatcttATATAGTCACAAGTACCCAGTGTAAGCAGGTGCTCACGTACCGCACGGGGCGAGAACGGGGCGCGCGGGGCCCGCGCCGCCTACGCGACGGAGAAGGCGCGCGAGGCGGCGTGGAAGCGCGTGAGGTGTCCGCGCACGGAGCGCGCGGCGCCGCGGTAGCGCAGGCGGTGCGGCGCCGCGATGACGTCACGCGGGACGGCCCactgcgcgcgcgccgcgctcgTGCCCCGCAACGTGGACTCGCGCTGCCACACGAACCTGCCCGCAGGTCGTGATTAATGCAACTTCTCAGGAGGAGAAGGGGACACTGTCGCGTCTCAGCAGATCCCTCCGATGTTCTATTATTCTATTGAAATCCTTGTTCGCCCTTTGGTACCTCTTGTCACCTGTCGCCTAGAGCGACTGCTTCCTTCGCCCTACCTCGGAGCCATTGCTGAGCAGCACCGGTCCAAACCAAAAGTTCAATATTTCGTAACATTTTCAGGAAGGAGAGGAgagtattatacataatatgaacTGATACCGACGATTGTCCTGATGTCGTTGAACCTTCCGTTAAGTTTCTAAACTATCGAGTCGAGAATGAAGGACTAATATCTTCACTAACTTGGTATCCCAATCCGCATCGGTGGCGATGGTGACCCACTGCCCGAGCTCCAGTCGCTCTACCGTAATATGGCTGGACTCCTGAAGAAGATCGTTTCTAGGGTTCGCTCCGACCTGAATGAAGATGAGTGGTAAAATTGGAACAGGTATTAGAGTTtccgaaatattatattgttatcgaTGTAGTACGTGGCCTTTGGGAACACAACAGTTGAACACGAACACTGCACCGAcaacaacgaccttgatgctccaatctgcttaaaataatcaatgaatATCTCATTTTCATGCCTGAATTATCTTTACAACTGAGATGCCAGAACTCTACACCTGTTATATTATCGGATGCATGCGTtgcaacatatatttatgtatatacgaaCATAAGTCAACGCtaactgaattaaaattaacattaccaTACTTAACGCGGGTCATCAGTATTACAGAAACAccatgtattaaaaaaaaactcattattggcgat is part of the Vanessa tameamea isolate UH-Manoa-2023 chromosome 10, ilVanTame1 primary haplotype, whole genome shotgun sequence genome and encodes:
- the LOC113395932 gene encoding triokinase/FMN cyclase-like, which translates into the protein MASCKPITKKVINSPESCVDDNLRGVVALYPKLLLHPKHRVVTLRRKNDSGRVAVLGGGGSGHEPFAAGLIGPGMLDGAVAGGVFASPPTGNVLYAITQLYKYNSGGVLVLLGNYTGDRLNFGKAFEKAKNAGIKVEGFIVGEDVASSQNKTGGRSMCGEVFLYKLCGAMAAEGHDLLSIRNMASEVNKNMATLGVCLSACSLPGQPPLFDIAQDEMELGAGVHGEAGIEKLKMGSAKETVVLILDKIRAHLKLQSKNRVAAMINNLGGTSLLEINIIAAEIKDYLDRKQIKMERIYSGHFKTSLEMHGFQICLLDLSGERGDSWLRLLDAPSGAGAWSGCDLSVGGPGGLAEDDDLPQAGEGKITSGPTLSVQEQEILRGSLRAASIVLVENEELLNRLDSGCGDGDCGITLKKFANAVLKYLETASLEYPSNVLWELSEMAETDMGGTSGGIYSLGLSAASQALSKAESNDRSAWLSAMCSSATAISKYGGAEPGDCTMLDTLHSAAMAFKENLGDDLQTLLLKINEAAERGAKATADMIPRAGRASYVARAHSRGEDAGARALALLLRAALDMS